Proteins from one Gemmatimonadales bacterium genomic window:
- a CDS encoding glycosyltransferase, whose product MPERVSIVICTRDRGAALRATLERYGVLGHDPDWELIVVNDGSRDGTAELLAGQQRHDQRLTVVTTDGVGLGAARNAGWRAATGPLVLFTDDDCYPDPELLDGIRTCLAVPGVHFVGGRLLPYTRADAAVAVVMRTNRVAVAPRSFVPAGLLPGANLTVRRSALEAVGGFDPEFGAGTPFPAEDVELVARLAANGFAGAFDPGPVVYHHHDRRSDQDVDRLRRLYDRGRGAYYAKCLADPRLRWTYLRAWCRLTWKGSWRRAGRELAGAVGYWTRSGGGRR is encoded by the coding sequence ATGCCCGAGCGGGTCTCGATCGTGATCTGCACCCGCGATCGTGGGGCGGCATTGAGGGCGACGCTCGAGCGGTACGGGGTGCTGGGGCACGATCCGGACTGGGAGCTGATCGTGGTCAACGACGGGTCTCGCGACGGAACCGCCGAGCTGCTGGCCGGCCAGCAACGTCATGACCAGCGGCTCACCGTAGTGACGACCGATGGCGTGGGCCTTGGCGCAGCCCGCAACGCCGGGTGGCGCGCAGCGACCGGGCCGCTGGTGCTGTTTACCGACGACGACTGCTATCCGGATCCCGAGCTGCTCGACGGAATCAGGACGTGCCTTGCAGTACCTGGGGTTCACTTCGTCGGGGGGCGTCTCCTGCCGTACACGCGGGCCGATGCTGCCGTTGCCGTCGTGATGCGTACCAACCGTGTTGCCGTGGCGCCGAGAAGCTTCGTCCCGGCTGGTCTCCTGCCCGGCGCCAATCTGACGGTGCGTCGCTCAGCGCTCGAGGCGGTTGGCGGATTCGATCCGGAGTTTGGGGCCGGTACGCCGTTTCCCGCCGAGGATGTGGAGCTGGTTGCGCGGCTGGCGGCGAATGGCTTTGCCGGGGCGTTTGATCCGGGGCCGGTGGTCTATCACCATCATGATCGCCGGTCGGACCAGGATGTCGACCGCCTGCGTCGACTCTATGACCGCGGGCGGGGCGCCTACTATGCCAAATGTCTGGCTGATCCGCGGTTGCGCTGGACCTACCTGCGGGCCTGGTGCCGACTGACCTGGAAGGGCAGCTGGCGGCGGGCCGGGCGAGAACTGGCTGGCGCGGTGGGGTACTGGACCCGGTCAGGCGGAGGGCGCCGATAA